Proteins found in one Nerophis ophidion isolate RoL-2023_Sa linkage group LG21, RoL_Noph_v1.0, whole genome shotgun sequence genomic segment:
- the txnl4a gene encoding thioredoxin-like protein 4A: MSYMLPHLHNGWQVDQAILSEEDRVLVIRFGHDWDPTCMKMDEVLYSIAEKVKNFAVIYLVDITEVPDFNKMYELYDPCTVMFFFRNKHIMIDLGTGNNNKINWTMEDKQEMIDIVETVYRGARKGRGLVVSPKDYSTKYRY, encoded by the exons ATGTCGTACATGCTCCCACATCTCCACAATGGCTGGCAGGTCGACCAGGCCATCCTCTCCGAAGAAGACCGAGTGCTCGTCATCCGCTTCGGACACGACTGGGACCCCACCTGCATGAAGATGGACGAGGTCTTGTACAGCATCGCTGAGAAG GTGAAAAACTTTGCAGTCATCTACCTGGTGGACATCACGGAAGTGCCGGACTTCAACAAGATGTACGAGTTGTACGACCCTTGCACCGTCATGTTCTTTTTCAG GAACAAGCACATCATGATCGACTTGGGCACCGGCAACAACAACAAGATCAACTGGACCATGGAGGACAAGCAGGAGATGATAGACATCGTGGAGACCGTGTACCGAGGAGCCAGGAAAGGACGAGGTCTGGTGGTGTCACCCAAGGACTACTCGACAAAATACAGATACTGA